One part of the Eucalyptus grandis isolate ANBG69807.140 chromosome 10, ASM1654582v1, whole genome shotgun sequence genome encodes these proteins:
- the LOC104421796 gene encoding serine/threonine-protein kinase PEPKR2, whose protein sequence is MRQKRKGSEADASTQLPELSRSPHDLQSSNLRSHYSLDDYTRLKKRRKEDAGTEPVASCKSKLASITTAPPCGSSSLVAPGRGLKRKIGCIDVATGMGRKKKIEDDYISGDTIGQGKFGSVRLCRSKISGEEFACKTLKKGVDLVHQEVEIMQHLSGHPGVVTLKAVYEEPESFHLVMELCSGGRLIDQMKEGPFSEQRVANIFKEVMLVIKYCHEIGVIHRDIKPENILLTTSGKLKLADFGLAMRFSSGQSLTGLAGSPAYVAPEVLIGNYSEKVDIWSAGVLLHALLVGALPFKGDSKAVFEAIKSVKLDFQSGKWQSVSKLARDLIARMLTRDVSARITAEEVLRHPWILVFTECTLKSLSFKSKLKNQVAASSVQVSAAPGLEQCGSRVCSGSANRDSTLPSPPSPSCKPEETDECVFVDALSVAISQVRISEPKRSRL, encoded by the exons ATGAGGCAAAAGAGGAAAGGGAGTGAAGCCGATGCGTCTACTCAGCTGCCGGAACTTTCGAGATCTCCCCATGATTTGCAGTCGTCAAATCTGAGGTCTCATTATTCATTGGACGATTATACGAGGCTGAAGAAGAGGCGCAAAGAAGATGCGGGCACGGAACCTGTCGCTTCCTGTAAAAGTAAGCTGGCGAGCATCACCACAGCTCCGCCTTGCGGCAGCTCGTCCTTGGTCGCTCCTGGGAGAGGTTTAAAGAGGAAGATAGGATGTATAGACGTTGCTACCGGAATGGGTCGGAAGAAAAAGATTGAGGATGATTACATTTCAGGTGACACAATTGGCCAAGGAAAATTTGGTTCTGTTCGGCTCTGTAGGTCTAAGATTAGTGGTGAGGAATTTGCCTGTAAGACTTTGAAGAAGGGGGTGGATTTAGTTCACCAGGAAGTGGAGATAATGCAGCATTTATCAGGACATCCGGGGGTTGTAACGTTGAAGGCAGTGTATGAGGAGCCAGAATCTTTTCACCTGGTGATGGAGTTATGCTCTGGGGGACGTTTGATTGATCAGATGAAGGAAGGTCCTTTTTCAGAGCAGCGGGTTGCAAATATATTCAAGGAGGTGATGCTTGTCATCAAATATTGTCACGAAATTGGTGTCATTCACAGAGATATCAAGCCCGAAAATATCCTGCTTACAACCTCAGGAAAGTTGAAGCTTGCAGATTTTGGACTGGCCATGAGATTCTCTTCTG GTCAGAGCTTAACAGGTTTGGCAGGAAGTCCCGCTTATGTTGCTCCAGAAGTTCTGATTGGGAATTATTCTGAGAAAGTTGATATATGGAGCGCGGGTGTCCTGCTACATGCACTCTTGGTGGGCGCTCTTCCCTTTAAAGGTGACTCAAAAGCAGTCTTTGAGGCAATCAAAAGTGTGAAGCTTGATTTTCAGTCAGGCAAATGGCAGTCTGTGTCCAAACTTGCTCGTGATCTGATTGCAAGAATGCTGACAAGAGATGTTTCTGCTAGGATAACTGCAGAGGAAGTATTAA GGCATCCTTGGATATTGGTCTTCACTGAGTGCACATTGAAATCTTTGTCCTTTAAATCAAAACTAAAGAACCAAGTGGCAGCTTCCTCTGTGCAAGTGTCTGCTGCGCCTGGCCTCGAGCAATGTGGAAGCAGAGTATGCTCTGGTTCTGCCAACAGAGACTCAACACTTCCATCACCCCCTAGTCCGAGCTGCAAGCCCGAGGAGACTGATGAATGTGTTTTTGTGGATGCCCTTTCAGTTGCTATCTCACAAGTTAGGATTTCAGAGCCAAAGAGGAGCAGGCTGTGA
- the LOC108955504 gene encoding uncharacterized protein LOC108955504: protein MSSLSDTVEENEAEYLYFPSQGSKGRILCIKGRDSRDGSKNSYALAWPESLPESATLLEGLTFVSDTYYDYLNLWHGLYAVAPFVGWSMKNQCLKPTRWVLFHWGELRSKMGAWAQNLMRATYGDVAVEVLTGGGDGPYCFERAVVMRHNIENMGKKKRVQVSEQLRCKARGFCGINTSSKVNEVNERGEPVVNMTLLMRRGSRSFKNASAVVNVFTRECERVDGCALSVVSRKI from the coding sequence ATGAGCTCGTTAAGTGACACTGTCGAAGAGAACGAAGCAGAGTACCTCTATTTCCCTTCCCAAGGATCCAAGGGAAGAATCTTATGCATCAAGGGGCGGGACAGCAGAGATGGCAGCAAAAACTCTTATGCTTTGGCATGGCCTGAGAGCCTTCCAGAATCAGCCACTCTCTTGGAGGGCCTGACCTTTGTATCAGACACCTACTATGACTACCTGAATCTGTGGCATGGGTTATATGCAGTGGCACCTTTTGTTGGGTGGTCAATGAAGAACCAATGCTTGAAGCCAACAAGGTGGGTACTGTTCCATTGGGGAGAGCTCAGGAGCAAGATGGGGGCTTGGGCTCAGAACCTCATGCGAGCAACCTACGGAGATGTTGCCGTTGAAGTCTTGACGGGAGGAGGGGACGGGCCGTATTGTTTTGAGAGGGCAGTTGTGATGAGGCACAATATTGAGAacatggggaagaagaagagggtgcAAGTTTCTGAGCAGCTGAGATGCAAGGCAAGAGGGTTCTGTGGGATCAACACAAGTAGTAAAGTCAACGAGGTGAACGAGAGAGGAGAACCGGTCGTGAACATGACTTTACTAATGAGAAGAGGCTCGAGGTCGTTCAAGAACGCGTCGGCGGTGGTTAATGTGTTCACTAGGGAATGTGAGAGGGTGGACGGATGCGCCCTGAGCGTTGTCAGTCGGAAGATCTGA